One Pseudorhodoplanes sinuspersici DNA segment encodes these proteins:
- a CDS encoding phytoene desaturase family protein, with protein sequence MTRVYDGIILGAGHNGLILQTYLAKAGLDVLVVERRAVAGGGAATMEDPRFPGFMHNTHAFFQRAITTMPWYRDLELERHGAVYIEPELNVVLLTNDGRALEWWTDFRKTVDSFAQFSKRDADTLVRWHEEFVSIVQNILVWEGMSPPLPPEERRVLLQRSSAGRRLLEVSALSPLEFVRREFENPVIQAGLLFFNGLREVDLRVRGFGHHIAALLASPAKAQMSRGGTAALARALESAAHEAGGTIRILTEPKKIIVEGGKAVGIETKEGEVIRARHFVASSLNPHQTFLDLLDPDVLPPAFREKAERFQYNLIAPLFGLNLNLREAPRYTLAAQRPELEQAFMVIMGLDHVDQYPDIVRHHEAGTIPPTVMWGACPTLFDPGQAPEGKHTAFMWEKLPYRLHGDALNWDVVREDHGRDMLALWTKHAPNLADAVMGSFTRSALDVERCLPNMREGDLLIGAFTNGQIGYDRPFRGAGHYRGHLPGLYLCGSSSHPGGNITGLPGYNAAQVILADMKIKADWMPPSIADRLSAL encoded by the coding sequence ATGACCCGGGTTTACGATGGCATCATCCTGGGGGCGGGGCACAATGGCCTTATCCTCCAGACCTATCTCGCCAAGGCTGGGCTGGATGTCCTCGTGGTGGAGCGCCGCGCGGTTGCTGGCGGTGGCGCGGCAACGATGGAGGACCCCCGCTTTCCGGGGTTCATGCACAACACGCATGCTTTCTTCCAGCGCGCGATTACGACGATGCCGTGGTATCGCGATCTTGAGCTCGAGCGTCACGGCGCCGTCTATATTGAGCCGGAACTGAACGTCGTTCTGCTGACCAATGACGGCCGCGCGCTCGAATGGTGGACCGATTTCCGCAAGACCGTCGATTCTTTCGCACAATTCAGCAAGCGCGATGCCGATACCTTGGTCCGCTGGCACGAAGAGTTCGTGTCCATCGTGCAGAACATCCTCGTCTGGGAGGGGATGTCTCCGCCGCTGCCGCCCGAGGAACGGCGCGTTTTGCTACAGCGCAGCTCGGCTGGACGCCGTCTGTTGGAGGTCAGCGCGCTGTCGCCACTCGAATTCGTTCGACGGGAATTTGAAAATCCGGTCATCCAGGCCGGCTTGCTGTTTTTCAACGGCCTTCGCGAAGTCGACCTCCGGGTTCGCGGCTTTGGCCACCACATCGCCGCTTTGCTCGCAAGCCCGGCCAAGGCGCAAATGTCGCGTGGCGGCACGGCCGCGTTGGCCCGCGCGCTCGAAAGCGCGGCGCATGAGGCGGGCGGAACAATCCGCATTCTCACGGAACCGAAGAAGATCATCGTCGAGGGAGGAAAGGCCGTCGGTATCGAGACGAAGGAGGGCGAGGTGATCCGTGCCCGGCATTTTGTTGCCTCCTCGCTCAATCCACATCAGACATTCCTTGATCTCCTCGATCCCGATGTATTGCCTCCTGCGTTTCGCGAGAAAGCCGAACGCTTCCAGTATAATCTGATCGCGCCGCTGTTCGGGCTGAACCTTAATTTGAGAGAAGCGCCCCGCTACACGCTGGCGGCTCAACGTCCTGAACTCGAGCAGGCCTTCATGGTGATTATGGGCCTCGATCATGTCGATCAATATCCGGACATCGTGCGCCACCATGAAGCCGGCACGATTCCGCCGACGGTGATGTGGGGAGCCTGTCCGACATTGTTCGATCCCGGCCAGGCCCCCGAGGGCAAGCATACCGCCTTCATGTGGGAGAAGTTGCCGTATCGCCTCCATGGCGATGCCCTGAATTGGGATGTCGTGCGTGAAGACCACGGCCGCGACATGCTGGCGCTGTGGACCAAGCACGCACCGAATTTAGCCGATGCAGTCATGGGATCGTTCACCCGCTCGGCACTTGATGTCGAGCGCTGTCTGCCGAATATGCGCGAGGGCGATCTGCTGATCGGAGCGTTCACCAACGGTCAGATTGGCTATGATCGTCCATTCCGCGGTGCAGGCCATTATCGTGGACACCTGCCGGGCCTGTATCTTTGCGGCTCCAGCAGCCATCCCGGCGGGAATATTACCGGCTTGCCGGGCTACAATGCCGCCCAGGTCATTCTCGCGGATATGAAGATCAAGGCGGATTGGATGCCGCCTTCGATCGCTGATCGTCTGTCGGCGCTTTGA
- a CDS encoding aldehyde dehydrogenase family protein, which translates to MNTAVPPQPAIPTKVSLPDHRDAYYGGKWHAPKDGRYVDTISPGTGESLGKVADCGVADMDAAVASAKAGFKDWRRTPPLERARILKRVAQILRENAGELAMIDAADCGNPVKEMLADATIAAAQMEFFAGLVTEVKGASIPMGPDAVNFSVREPRGVVGRIIPFNHPFMFCAGKSAAALATGNTIVVKPPEQAPLSSLRLAELCDGLFPPGVFNVVPGGRDAGARLSGHPDIAMVALVGSVPTGRAVMTAAAETVKPVLLELGGKNALIAYPDADPEEVAGGVVGGMNFTWCGQSCGSTSRAFIHEKIYDAVLAKVKEKAAYYKPGLPTDPATTMGAIISKVQYDRVLSYIDSAKADGARLLHGGGRPSDPKLAKGFYVEPSIYADCTAGMKIAREEIFGPVLAIFKWSDEKTMLDQVNAVEYGLTCSIWTNDLNTAHRTAMDVEAGFIWVNDTSKHFLGAPFGGYKQSGIGREECIEEMFAFTQEKNIHVKLKAAK; encoded by the coding sequence ATGAACACAGCCGTGCCGCCTCAGCCCGCCATTCCGACCAAGGTCAGCCTGCCCGACCACCGCGACGCCTATTATGGCGGGAAATGGCATGCGCCGAAGGACGGCCGCTATGTCGATACCATCAGTCCCGGTACGGGCGAGTCGCTCGGCAAGGTGGCCGACTGCGGCGTCGCCGACATGGATGCCGCCGTTGCCTCGGCCAAAGCGGGCTTCAAGGACTGGCGCCGGACGCCACCCCTGGAGCGCGCCCGCATCCTCAAGCGCGTCGCCCAGATCCTGCGCGAGAATGCCGGCGAACTGGCTATGATCGACGCCGCCGATTGCGGCAATCCGGTCAAGGAAATGCTCGCCGACGCCACCATCGCCGCCGCGCAGATGGAATTCTTCGCCGGCCTCGTGACCGAGGTGAAGGGGGCTTCGATCCCGATGGGTCCGGATGCCGTGAACTTCTCCGTGCGCGAGCCGCGCGGTGTGGTCGGTCGCATCATCCCGTTCAATCACCCGTTCATGTTCTGCGCCGGCAAATCTGCCGCCGCACTCGCGACCGGCAACACCATCGTCGTGAAGCCGCCGGAGCAGGCGCCGCTGTCGTCGTTGCGTCTTGCGGAATTGTGCGACGGCCTGTTCCCGCCCGGCGTGTTCAATGTCGTGCCCGGCGGCAGGGATGCGGGCGCGCGGCTGTCGGGCCATCCCGACATTGCCATGGTCGCATTGGTCGGCAGCGTGCCGACGGGACGCGCAGTGATGACAGCGGCGGCGGAAACGGTGAAGCCGGTGCTGCTCGAACTCGGCGGCAAGAATGCATTGATTGCCTATCCCGATGCCGACCCGGAAGAGGTCGCGGGCGGCGTGGTTGGCGGCATGAACTTCACCTGGTGCGGACAATCCTGCGGCTCCACCAGCCGCGCCTTCATCCATGAGAAAATCTACGACGCGGTGCTGGCGAAAGTGAAAGAGAAGGCCGCCTATTACAAGCCGGGCCTTCCGACCGATCCGGCGACGACGATGGGTGCGATCATCTCCAAGGTCCAGTATGACCGCGTGCTCTCGTATATCGATTCCGCAAAAGCCGACGGTGCGCGACTGCTTCATGGCGGCGGACGGCCGTCCGATCCGAAGCTCGCAAAAGGCTTCTATGTCGAGCCGAGCATCTATGCCGATTGCACGGCGGGCATGAAGATTGCGCGTGAGGAAATCTTCGGTCCGGTGCTCGCGATCTTCAAATGGTCGGACGAGAAGACGATGCTCGATCAGGTCAATGCCGTCGAATACGGCCTCACCTGTTCGATCTGGACCAACGACCTTAACACCGCGCATCGCACGGCGATGGACGTGGAAGCCGGCTTCATCTGGGTCAACGACACCTCCAAGCATTTCCTTGGCGCACCGTTCGGCGGCTACAAGCAATCCGGCATCGGTCGCGAGGAATGCATCGAGGAAATGTTCGCCTTCACGCAGGAGAAGAACATTCACGTGAAGCTGAAGGCGGCGAAATGA
- a CDS encoding TetR family transcriptional regulator yields the protein MKAAKKRKTSKRTGASRKAKATRRSAAAAKSSEDSTSRKILLEVAKKEFARSGLHGSRVDKIAKTAKINKQLIYYYFGAKENLYLAVLEGVYRDIRAHEHALDLRTLEPMAAMRKLIGFTFDYVMENRDFVLLLTNENLMEARHLKRSKIIKATHSPIVDLLADTLRRGEKANLFCSGIDPVQLYISLAGLCFFYSANIHTLGILFDRDLRSHDAVSERRLHVIDFVIGYLTKAPTTKQRV from the coding sequence ATGAAGGCTGCAAAAAAACGCAAAACCAGCAAGCGTACTGGTGCGAGCCGTAAAGCGAAAGCCACCCGCAGGTCCGCAGCGGCCGCGAAATCCAGTGAGGATTCCACATCCCGGAAAATCCTGCTCGAGGTTGCCAAGAAGGAATTCGCGCGGAGCGGCCTGCATGGCAGCCGCGTCGACAAGATCGCCAAGACGGCGAAGATCAACAAGCAACTGATCTATTATTATTTTGGCGCCAAGGAAAATCTCTATCTCGCTGTTCTTGAGGGTGTCTATCGCGACATCCGCGCCCATGAGCACGCGTTGGATCTCCGCACGCTCGAGCCAATGGCCGCCATGCGAAAATTGATCGGCTTCACGTTCGACTATGTCATGGAGAACCGGGATTTTGTGCTGTTGCTGACCAACGAAAATCTGATGGAGGCTCGACATCTCAAGCGATCCAAGATCATCAAGGCAACACATTCCCCGATCGTGGATCTGCTGGCCGACACGCTCAGGCGCGGAGAAAAGGCGAACCTGTTTTGCTCAGGCATCGATCCCGTTCAGCTTTACATTTCGCTGGCTGGATTATGCTTCTTCTACAGCGCCAATATTCACACGCTGGGAATTCTGTTCGACCGCGATCTTCGAAGCCATGACGCCGTCAGTGAGCGACGTCTTCACGTGATCGATTTCGTGATCGGCTATCTCACCAAAGCTCCGACCACAAAACAGCGCGTATAG
- a CDS encoding dihydrodipicolinate synthase family protein: MNLSVADLPADIRRLIRGGQAIPAHPLALTAARKLDPRRQRALTRYYIDAGAGGLAVGVHTTQFAIREAGLYRPVLELARQSAEAWSDRPLVMIAGLAGSTGQATREAEIAVGLGYHAGLLSVAALRNASEDELIDHCKRVAEKIPLFGFYLQTAVGGIPLSENFWRRFSQIENVVGIKIAPFDRYRTLDVVRGVVAAGAEERVTLYTGNDDHIVLDLLTPFVARRDDRDVTVRIRGGLLGHWSVWTKAAVDVFERCRRAVETGSIPSELLALDSKITACNQAVFDVANNFHGVIAGCHEVLRRQGLLEGIWCLDPNETLGRGQADEISRVSRAYPELTDDAFVAANLERWLD, encoded by the coding sequence ATGAATCTTTCGGTCGCGGATCTGCCTGCGGACATCAGAAGATTGATCAGGGGCGGGCAAGCCATCCCGGCGCATCCGCTGGCTCTGACGGCCGCGCGCAAACTCGACCCGCGGCGACAACGCGCCTTGACGCGATATTATATCGATGCTGGCGCCGGCGGCCTCGCTGTCGGTGTCCACACCACCCAATTCGCCATTCGCGAAGCCGGTCTTTATCGGCCAGTGCTGGAACTTGCGCGCCAATCGGCAGAAGCCTGGAGCGATCGTCCGTTGGTGATGATTGCCGGTCTGGCGGGATCGACCGGGCAGGCCACGCGTGAAGCCGAAATCGCGGTGGGGCTCGGTTATCACGCCGGCCTTCTCAGTGTCGCCGCATTGCGCAATGCATCGGAAGACGAACTGATCGATCATTGCAAGCGCGTCGCCGAGAAAATCCCGCTATTTGGCTTCTATCTGCAAACAGCCGTCGGCGGCATTCCGCTATCGGAAAACTTCTGGCGGCGTTTTTCGCAAATCGAGAATGTCGTCGGCATCAAGATCGCGCCGTTCGACCGCTATCGCACACTGGATGTGGTCCGCGGTGTCGTCGCCGCTGGCGCCGAAGAACGGGTCACGCTGTATACCGGCAACGATGATCATATCGTTCTTGATCTGCTGACGCCGTTCGTTGCCAGACGGGATGATCGCGATGTGACCGTTCGCATCCGCGGCGGCTTGCTTGGGCACTGGAGCGTTTGGACGAAGGCGGCAGTGGATGTGTTCGAGCGCTGCAGACGCGCCGTCGAGACGGGATCTATCCCGTCCGAATTACTCGCTCTCGATTCGAAAATCACCGCCTGCAATCAGGCCGTCTTTGATGTTGCGAATAATTTTCACGGCGTGATCGCCGGCTGCCATGAAGTGCTCCGACGGCAAGGGCTGCTTGAGGGCATATGGTGCCTCGATCCGAATGAAACACTGGGACGCGGACAAGCCGATGAGATCTCGCGCGTGAGCCGCGCCTATCCGGAACTGACCGACGACGCCTTTGTGGCCGCGAACCTCGAGCGCTGGCTTGACTAG
- a CDS encoding iron-containing alcohol dehydrogenase has product MAVISFLTTVLFENGALRELAGQLQTLGIIRPMIATDRGIVSAGLMERLSDAIGTIPDSHLFIETPPNPTEAAVDAAVHQYREAGCDGIVAFGGGSPIDLAKAVALKATHEGDLFHYAASRGGMERITSAVAPVIAVPTTSGTGSEVGRAAVIVMSDGWKRAIISPHLVPKAAICDPLLTLGLPAAVTAGTGMDAIAHCVETLLSPRINPPAEAIALDGLARAAAFIETACEDGANIDARWQMMMASLEGGLAFQKGLGAVHALSHALGTLQAPILHHGTLNAVLLPAVLRYNAPSAGGKYGRIRQALGLGAHEDIARWFAALNRRLNLPLSLRDMSVPRSVLPHMARMALADVSTQTNPRPVTEADFLSMLEESFEPPHNS; this is encoded by the coding sequence ATGGCAGTCATCTCCTTTCTGACAACAGTGCTGTTCGAGAACGGAGCGCTGCGCGAGCTTGCCGGCCAGTTACAGACGCTGGGCATAATTCGGCCGATGATCGCAACCGACCGCGGTATTGTCAGTGCAGGTCTTATGGAGCGACTGAGTGATGCGATCGGGACAATTCCGGATTCTCACCTTTTTATTGAGACGCCGCCCAACCCGACGGAAGCAGCTGTCGACGCGGCGGTGCATCAATATCGCGAGGCGGGTTGCGATGGCATTGTAGCCTTCGGGGGCGGATCGCCCATCGATCTCGCTAAAGCGGTTGCGCTCAAGGCGACGCATGAAGGTGACCTGTTCCATTATGCGGCAAGTCGGGGAGGGATGGAGCGTATTACATCCGCCGTTGCGCCGGTGATCGCCGTGCCGACGACGTCCGGAACCGGGAGCGAAGTGGGGCGAGCCGCCGTCATTGTCATGAGCGATGGATGGAAGAGGGCCATCATCAGCCCGCATCTCGTTCCTAAAGCCGCGATTTGCGATCCTCTTCTCACATTGGGGCTGCCCGCCGCGGTGACGGCCGGTACCGGGATGGATGCCATTGCCCATTGTGTTGAAACTCTGCTTTCGCCGCGGATCAATCCGCCAGCGGAGGCCATCGCGCTGGATGGATTGGCGCGTGCAGCGGCCTTCATCGAAACGGCATGTGAGGATGGCGCCAATATCGACGCGCGCTGGCAGATGATGATGGCCTCGCTGGAGGGTGGCCTCGCATTCCAGAAGGGTCTCGGCGCGGTGCACGCTCTCAGCCATGCTTTGGGAACACTGCAAGCGCCAATTCTGCATCACGGGACGCTGAATGCTGTCTTGCTGCCTGCGGTGTTGCGCTACAACGCGCCAAGTGCCGGCGGCAAATATGGGCGCATACGTCAGGCGCTCGGCTTGGGCGCGCACGAGGACATCGCGCGTTGGTTTGCCGCGCTGAACCGTCGGCTCAATTTGCCGCTCTCTCTGCGTGACATGAGCGTCCCACGGTCAGTCCTGCCGCATATGGCTCGCATGGCACTCGCCGATGTCAGCACGCAGACCAATCCGCGGCCTGTAACGGAAGCCGATTTTCTTTCAATGCTCGAAGAGAGTTTCGAACCGCCCCACAATTCTTGA
- a CDS encoding putative bifunctional diguanylate cyclase/phosphodiesterase — protein MTKLRSATLEASNRIQAKILDQTIYSELVGALYSTPKSILAATLAAIGVTIIARTLSGDNFYIFAAISFALIGIWRSSASYFYFQWGDKPRTRASVKRWEFVALIGAWSFSALVGVTGAYTTVAHPGRDVEYLITGCVMGYIAGISSRNASRPIITIGQISLTCIPFCIALLLQFDLVHVTLALFIATLYISTIVISRTVFENIVARHYAYKQVERVAQQDALTGLWSRDYFLKLLSDKISHEVKRSNDVVLITIDLDRFKDINDTLGHPAGDSILFEAAQRIKAAISVPSEVSRIGGDEFLVMLTNVDDIAADVIAGEVLESLKRPFKINMSNINCGASIGYAIAPRDGFSVDLLLRHADLALYEAKRLGRGQVVAYSPALSSEYEKRVMLEKDLQAALDNDELELRYQPIVDPRSGRTICCEALLRWQHPTLGEIPPSVFVPIAEGTGMISRIGSWVLVSACAEAMHWSPDIKVAVNLSPLQFKQGHDIVDIVTDALLRSGLAARRLELEITETVLIDDTEQTLAILEELREIGIGISLDDFGTGFASLAYLNDFPFSKVKIDRKFTQNLEQSTRTAAILKGIAQTTKDLQIELVAEGVEKTVQLDYMRSLGINAIQGYLFSRPLRATRLRRVIAKPIIPSWSLERSGRTVTVDTEALRAAIGGR, from the coding sequence ATGACCAAGCTCAGATCGGCCACGTTGGAAGCGAGCAATCGTATCCAGGCCAAAATTCTCGATCAGACGATCTATTCGGAGCTCGTCGGTGCGCTTTACAGCACACCGAAATCGATCCTTGCTGCGACATTAGCCGCAATTGGTGTCACAATCATTGCGCGTACGCTCAGCGGCGACAACTTTTACATTTTCGCAGCGATTTCTTTTGCGTTAATCGGCATCTGGCGAAGCAGTGCGAGCTATTTCTATTTCCAGTGGGGCGACAAGCCAAGAACCAGGGCATCCGTCAAGCGCTGGGAATTCGTCGCGCTGATCGGGGCCTGGTCATTCTCCGCGCTTGTGGGGGTGACTGGCGCCTACACCACGGTTGCCCATCCCGGTCGGGATGTGGAGTATCTCATCACCGGCTGCGTGATGGGTTACATCGCCGGCATTTCGTCGCGAAACGCGAGCCGGCCGATCATCACAATCGGTCAGATCAGCCTGACATGCATTCCGTTCTGTATCGCGCTGCTGCTGCAGTTCGATCTCGTGCACGTGACCTTGGCGCTGTTCATTGCCACGCTTTACATCAGCACGATCGTCATCAGCCGGACGGTTTTTGAGAATATCGTCGCCCGCCATTATGCATACAAGCAGGTGGAGCGCGTCGCGCAGCAAGACGCGCTGACCGGATTGTGGAGCCGCGATTATTTTCTGAAGCTTCTGAGCGACAAGATTTCGCACGAAGTGAAAAGAAGCAATGATGTTGTCCTGATCACGATCGACCTCGACCGGTTCAAGGACATCAATGACACGCTCGGTCATCCGGCTGGCGATTCGATTTTGTTCGAGGCTGCGCAACGGATCAAGGCGGCGATTTCGGTTCCGAGCGAGGTGTCGCGCATCGGTGGCGACGAGTTTCTTGTCATGCTGACCAATGTCGATGACATCGCAGCCGATGTCATCGCCGGCGAAGTGCTGGAAAGCCTGAAGCGCCCATTCAAGATAAACATGTCAAATATCAACTGCGGCGCGAGCATCGGATATGCGATCGCCCCGCGCGACGGCTTCAGCGTCGATCTGCTGCTGCGCCACGCCGACCTTGCCCTTTATGAAGCCAAGCGGCTGGGGCGGGGTCAGGTGGTAGCCTATAGCCCGGCTTTGTCCAGTGAGTATGAAAAGCGCGTCATGCTCGAGAAGGATCTGCAGGCCGCCTTGGACAACGACGAGCTTGAACTTCGCTATCAGCCGATCGTGGATCCGCGGTCGGGACGCACGATCTGCTGCGAAGCCCTGTTGCGCTGGCAACACCCGACATTGGGGGAAATCCCGCCGTCGGTATTCGTCCCGATTGCCGAAGGAACAGGGATGATCTCTCGCATCGGCAGTTGGGTGCTCGTCAGTGCCTGTGCCGAAGCCATGCATTGGTCTCCGGATATCAAAGTTGCCGTCAACCTGTCGCCGCTGCAATTCAAGCAAGGTCACGATATCGTGGATATCGTCACCGACGCGCTTCTGCGCAGCGGACTTGCAGCGCGAAGGCTTGAGCTTGAAATCACCGAAACGGTGCTGATCGACGATACAGAGCAGACGCTGGCCATCCTGGAGGAGCTTCGCGAGATCGGCATCGGCATTTCACTGGACGATTTCGGAACAGGCTTCGCATCGCTCGCTTATCTGAACGATTTCCCGTTCTCGAAAGTGAAGATCGACCGCAAGTTCACTCAAAATCTGGAGCAATCCACGCGCACCGCGGCGATCCTCAAGGGCATTGCGCAGACCACCAAGGATTTGCAGATCGAGCTGGTCGCCGAAGGCGTCGAAAAGACCGTCCAGCTCGATTATATGCGCAGCCTCGGCATCAATGCGATCCAGGGCTATCTGTTCAGCAGGCCGCTGCGCGCGACGCGATTGCGGCGTGTGATCGCCAAGCCAATCATTCCAAGCTGGTCGCTGGAGCGCTCCGGCCGGACGGTCACGGTCGATACGGAAGCCTTGAGGGCCGCGATCGGCGGCCGCTGA
- a CDS encoding NAD-dependent epimerase/dehydratase family protein: MTSQKPKSSDVAAAKPPSHSQYGAASRPDGQPVRFDNVEMLDEFLSRPSAALIADLQAVDGDIMIIGVAGKMGPTLARMAKRAVPDRRVIGVARFSDPEVKRYLEAHGIETISADLLKPADIASLPKVKNIVFMAGRKFGSTGGEDLTWAMNVYVPGLIADHFAGSRFVVFSTICVYPFAPVLHGGSRETDELGPPGEYAMSCVGRERIFQHFSRQHQSPGSIIRLSYAIDMRYGVLHDLGTKVLRGEPIDLSMGHVNVIWQGDACSQSLRTFRHGQVPTAPFNITGPETLSIRALALAFGRRFDKAPILRGEEAPTAWIADTSLAEGLFGYPDVPLERMIDWTADWLARDMGSFGKATHFEVRSGTY; the protein is encoded by the coding sequence ATGACCAGTCAGAAGCCGAAATCGTCGGACGTGGCCGCCGCAAAGCCGCCAAGCCACAGCCAATATGGTGCTGCATCACGGCCTGACGGGCAGCCAGTGCGTTTCGATAATGTCGAAATGCTCGATGAGTTCTTGTCGCGGCCATCGGCTGCCTTGATCGCCGACCTGCAGGCGGTCGATGGCGACATCATGATCATTGGCGTGGCGGGAAAGATGGGCCCGACATTGGCGCGGATGGCAAAGCGCGCGGTTCCAGATCGCCGTGTCATTGGCGTGGCGCGTTTCAGCGATCCTGAGGTCAAGCGTTATCTCGAGGCGCATGGAATTGAGACCATTTCCGCGGATCTGCTGAAGCCGGCGGACATTGCGTCGCTGCCGAAGGTCAAGAACATCGTGTTCATGGCCGGCCGCAAGTTCGGGTCGACAGGTGGTGAAGACCTGACTTGGGCCATGAACGTTTACGTGCCGGGGCTCATCGCCGATCATTTCGCCGGCAGCAGATTCGTCGTCTTCTCGACCATCTGTGTCTATCCGTTTGCACCTGTTCTGCACGGCGGTTCGCGCGAAACCGACGAACTCGGCCCTCCGGGCGAATATGCGATGTCGTGCGTCGGCCGGGAGCGCATCTTCCAGCACTTTTCACGCCAGCACCAATCCCCCGGCTCGATCATCCGGTTGAGCTACGCGATCGACATGCGTTACGGCGTGCTGCACGATCTCGGCACGAAAGTCCTTCGCGGCGAGCCGATCGATCTCTCCATGGGGCATGTCAACGTCATCTGGCAGGGAGATGCCTGCAGCCAGTCACTTCGCACTTTCCGTCACGGCCAGGTTCCGACGGCCCCCTTCAACATCACAGGACCGGAGACCCTGAGCATTCGTGCGCTGGCGCTGGCATTCGGCCGCCGGTTCGACAAGGCGCCGATCCTGCGGGGTGAAGAAGCGCCGACCGCATGGATTGCCGATACCAGTTTGGCCGAAGGCCTGTTCGGTTATCCGGACGTTCCGCTCGAGAGGATGATTGACTGGACCGCGGACTGGCTGGCCAGGGATATGGGCAGTTTCGGCAAGGCTACGCATTTCGAAGTGCGCTCAGGAACGTATTGA
- a CDS encoding aspartate/ornithine carbamoyltransferase family protein, whose product MYASLQTPRDLARTDRNKNLRDDRPEFQKHLLSAKSLSIADVDRLCRTAEDYELGALPPADVIGKTVALLFFQPSTRTRMGFEAAIVALGCHPIGMENMTASRSNTRSGETLEDCAAVISRLSDLIVVRHHEVGAAERMAAKSLKPIINGGDGWNEHPTQALIDIFSLRRGLGTIRGKSICFGGDPRGRTVRSLVQLLRFESPREVVFCPPAHYEVPADLLATLSEHQIRCRIVHNLDIPLHESDAIMMAPYDMSDIGEPAASGYVSPRMTPETHRLTAERVLNANSNALIYHPMPRLDEIDPSCDELPNAMYFEQVRLSKFMRMAVLGELLSIGTYP is encoded by the coding sequence ATGTACGCGTCCCTTCAGACTCCTCGTGACCTTGCCAGAACAGATCGAAACAAGAACCTCCGGGACGATCGCCCGGAATTCCAGAAGCATTTGTTAAGCGCGAAGTCGCTGTCGATCGCCGATGTCGATCGCCTCTGCCGGACGGCGGAGGATTATGAATTAGGCGCGCTGCCGCCTGCCGATGTGATCGGCAAAACGGTCGCGCTGCTGTTCTTTCAGCCGAGCACGAGAACTCGGATGGGCTTTGAGGCGGCAATCGTAGCGTTGGGCTGCCATCCCATCGGGATGGAAAACATGACGGCCTCGCGTTCCAACACCCGGTCAGGAGAAACCCTGGAAGATTGTGCGGCCGTGATATCGCGGCTGTCCGATCTGATCGTCGTGCGGCATCATGAAGTCGGCGCCGCCGAGCGGATGGCGGCGAAATCGCTCAAGCCAATCATCAATGGCGGCGACGGATGGAATGAACATCCGACGCAGGCCCTGATCGATATCTTCTCGCTGCGACGGGGGCTTGGCACGATCCGCGGCAAATCGATCTGCTTTGGCGGCGATCCGCGCGGCCGCACCGTACGCTCGCTGGTGCAGCTCCTGCGCTTCGAGAGCCCCCGCGAAGTCGTGTTCTGTCCGCCAGCGCATTATGAGGTGCCGGCCGACCTGCTCGCCACGCTGTCGGAGCATCAGATCCGCTGCCGGATCGTCCACAATCTCGATATCCCGCTCCACGAGAGTGATGCCATCATGATGGCGCCATACGACATGTCGGATATCGGCGAGCCTGCGGCTTCGGGCTACGTCTCTCCACGGATGACACCCGAGACGCATCGGCTGACGGCGGAGCGCGTTCTCAATGCGAATTCGAACGCCCTCATTTATCACCCGATGCCGCGTCTCGACGAGATTGATCCCTCGTGCGACGAACTGCCAAACGCCATGTATTTCGAGCAGGTCCGCCTGTCGAAATTCATGCGGATGGCTGTGCTCGGCGAATTGTTGTCGATCGGAACTTACCCCTGA